Within the [Enterobacter] lignolyticus SCF1 genome, the region CCACGACGGGCAGTCGCTGCTGCGTTCGAATGATGTCTACATGCCGATCACTCCCATGTTCCACGTCCACGCCTGGGGCGTTCCCTATGTGGCGACGATGCTGGGGGTGAAGCAGGTCTACCCTGGCCGCTATGAGCCCGACAAGCTGGTGCGGCTCTATCGCGACGAAGGGGTGACCTTTTCGCACTGCGTGCCGACCATCCTGCAGATGATCCTCGAATGCGGCGAAGCCGCGCGGACCGACCTGTCGGGATGGAAGATGCTGCTGGGCGGCAGCTCGCTGTCCCTTGGGCTTGCGACACAGGCACACCGCAGGGGGATTCGCATCCACGCCGGGTACGGCATGTCGGAGACCTGCCCGCTGCTCTGTCTGACCCACCTGAGCGATGCAGAGCTGGCCCTGCCCATGGACGAGCAGCTGCCCCTGCGGATCCGGACCGGTCTGCCCGTCCCGCTGGTGGATCTGCGCATCGTCGATGGCGAAGGCCGGGAGGTGGCGCAGGATGGCGAGACCCTGGGCGAGATTGTGGTGCGGGCGCCCTGGCTGACCCAGGGCTATCTGAAGGAGCCCGAAAAAGGGGCCGAGCTATGGAGCGGCAGCTGGCTGCACACCGGCGACATGGCGTCCATCGATCCCTCTGGGATAGTGGAGATCAAAGATCGCATCAAGGACGTTATCAAGACGGGCGGGGAGTGGATTAGCTCGCTGACGCTGGAGAGCCTCATCAGCTCGCACCCGGCGGTCAGGTCGGTGGCCGTCGTCGGGATCCCGGACGAGCAGTGGGGCGAACGCCCCCTGGCGCTGGTGGTTTGTAAGGAGGGGGCGTTCCTGGAGCCGCAGGCCGTTGCGGCGCATCTGCAAGGGTTCGTCGACAGCGGCCACATCAATAAATGGGCTATTCCCCGGCAGATCCGGATTGTCCCGGAAATTCCCAAAACCAGCGTCGGCAAGATCAACAAGCGGCTGATCCGGGAAATCGAAATCAGCAACAGGGGCGAGGACCTCTGAGGGGGGCTGCCGCATTAACCGGATAAGGTCAGCGCCTGCAGAATCAATACCTTCCGCCACCAATGAATCGGTGCGGGTCATTGCATGACCCCGCCGATTTTTTTTCATTAAATTCAACTGATTGTCATTTTATAAACAGACATTCTGACGGTCGTTATCCCGGCTAAAGCAATGAATGCGCAGCTATCGTCACGAGATGAAAAGCGGCTGTCGCCCGATGAAAAGCGCAGGTTTACGTAACCTCCTAGATTCAATTCGGTACGAGGCATTTTGCTCACATCGAAGACGAGTTGGAGAACAGAGATGGCCAAAGCCATACGCTTTTATGAGACCGGGGGGCCGCAGGTACTGCGCTACGAAGACGTCACGGTCGGAGAGCCAGGCCCGGGCGAGGTTCGCCTGCGTCAGGTCGCCGTCGGTCTGAACTATGCCGACACCTATTTCCGCAATGGCACCTATCCGATTCCGTTGCCGAGCGGCATGGGCGTCGAGGCGGCCGGGGTCGTGGAGGCTATCGGCGCGGGGGTGACGAACGTGGCGGTAGGCGATCGTGTCACCTACACAGGGTTCCTCAATACCCTCGGCGCCTATGCGACTGAGCGGCTGATCCCGGCCGCTCCGCTCATCAAGCTGCCCGACGACATCACCTTCGAGACGGCCGCCGCCATGACCATGCGCGGGCTGACCTCTGCCTATCTGCTGCGCCGTATCTATAACTTCAGGCCCGGCGACAGCATCTTATTGCACGCCGCCGCCGGGGGCGTCGGCCTTATTGTGGCTCAGTGGGCCAGGCTGCTCGGCCTGACCGTGATCGGCACCGTCTCAAGCGAGGCGAAAGCCGAGGTGGCCCGCGCCCATGGCTGTGATTACACCATCAACTACAGCCATGAAGATGTGGCCCAGCGCGTGCGTACCCTGACCGAAGGCGCCGGCGTCAACGTGGTGTTCGACAGCGTCGGTAAGAATACCTTCATGGGCTCGCTGGACTCGCTCAGGCGTCGCGGCCTGATGGTCTGCGTCGGCACCGCGTCCGGCCCCATCCCGCCGTTCGATCCTGTGCTGCTGGCGATGAAGGGGTCGCTCCATCTGACCCGCCCGGCGCTGGCCGACTACATCGCCGATCCGGCCGAGAAGGCGGCCCTGGCCGCCGAGCTGTTCGACCACGTCGGCAGCGGGCGGATCCGGATTGATATCAACCAAAAATACGCACTGCAGGACGCGGTGAAGGCCCACAGCGATCTCGAATCGCGCAAGACCACGGGCTCATCGATCTTTGTCATCCAGGGGGCATGACATGCGTGTAGAACAACTGACCTGCCATATCGGCGCTGAGCTGAGCGGTGTTCGTCTGGCCGACGCCATTCACGATGCGGGCCTGTTTACCGAGATCCGCGCGCAGCTGCTCAAACACCGGGTCCTGTTCCTGCGCCAGCAGGAGATCAGCCGTGCCGAACACGTCGCCTTTGCCCGATTGTTCGGCGAGCTGGAGGATCATCCGGTGGTGGGCAGCGATCCGGACCACCCCGGTCTGGTGCGTATCTACAAAACGCCGGACGTGGTGAATGAGCGCTATGAAAATGCCTGGCACACCGATGCGACCTGGCGCGAAAAACCTCCGATGGGGTGCGTGTTGCGCTGCGTCGAAAGCCCGCAGGTGGGGGGAGATACGCTCTGGGCCAACATGGTGGTGGCCTACCAGAACCTGCCGGAGGAGGTCAAACAGAAGATAGCAGGCTTGCGCGCCTACCATAGTCTGGAGGCCAGCTTCGGGGCGGTCAAACCCATCGAGCAGCGGCTGGCGCTCAAGGCGCAGTTCCCCGACGCGGAGCACCCGGTGGTGCGTACCCACCCGGACACGGATGAGAAGATCCTGTTCGTCAACGCCTTCACTACGCACTTCAGCAACTACCATACCCCGGAGCATATTCGCTACGGGCAGGACTACAACATGGGCAGCAGCGACCTGCTGCGCTATCTGATAAGCCAGGCCTACCTTCCTGAATACCAGGTGCGCTGGCGCTGGCAGCCCGGCAGCATAGCCATCTGGGACAACCGCAGCACCCAGCACTATGCCGCCATGGACTACCCGGCCTGCCACCGCAAGATGGAGCGGGCTGGGATCATGGGCGACAGGCCCTTCTAAAGTGAACCTCCACTCCGGGCGAAGCGGTCCGGGTGGACCAACGACTCATCAAGACCCTTGCAAGGAGAGAATAGATGCAATTTTTTGACGATTCCCTGCACCCGGAGAACATGGAAAAGATCGTGATCACCGTGGCCCCTTACGGCCCGGAGTGGGCGCCGGAAGACTTCCCGGAAGACATCCCGGTCACCATGGGGGAGCAGATCCAGAAGGCGGTGGACTGCTACGAAGCTGGCGCGACCGTGCTGCACCTGCATGTGCGTGAACTGGACGGTACAGGCTCCAAGCGCCTGTCCAAGTTCAACGAGCTGATAGCCGGGGTGCGCAAGGCCGTGCCGGACATGATAATCCAGGTCGGCGGCTCCATTTCCTTCGCCCCGGAAAGCGAGGGCGAGGCGGCCAAGTGGCT harbors:
- a CDS encoding fatty acid--CoA ligase, which produces MVKTRIIPSAQGAHAYPLLIKSLLLSGGRYHPGGEIVYADRLRYDYRTLRQRIHRLANMLTAAGVRPGDTVALLDWDSHRALECFFAVPMLGAVLHTVNVRFSADQIAYTMNHAEDHLVLVHDDFLPVIESLEETLTTVRGYIQLSDDGGKATRLPVLGEYETLLAAAEDRFDFPDFDENSMATLFYTTGTTGNPKGVYFSHRQLVLHTLNELGLLAAHDGQSLLRSNDVYMPITPMFHVHAWGVPYVATMLGVKQVYPGRYEPDKLVRLYRDEGVTFSHCVPTILQMILECGEAARTDLSGWKMLLGGSSLSLGLATQAHRRGIRIHAGYGMSETCPLLCLTHLSDAELALPMDEQLPLRIRTGLPVPLVDLRIVDGEGREVAQDGETLGEIVVRAPWLTQGYLKEPEKGAELWSGSWLHTGDMASIDPSGIVEIKDRIKDVIKTGGEWISSLTLESLISSHPAVRSVAVVGIPDEQWGERPLALVVCKEGAFLEPQAVAAHLQGFVDSGHINKWAIPRQIRIVPEIPKTSVGKINKRLIREIEISNRGEDL
- a CDS encoding TauD/TfdA dioxygenase family protein; the encoded protein is MRVEQLTCHIGAELSGVRLADAIHDAGLFTEIRAQLLKHRVLFLRQQEISRAEHVAFARLFGELEDHPVVGSDPDHPGLVRIYKTPDVVNERYENAWHTDATWREKPPMGCVLRCVESPQVGGDTLWANMVVAYQNLPEEVKQKIAGLRAYHSLEASFGAVKPIEQRLALKAQFPDAEHPVVRTHPDTDEKILFVNAFTTHFSNYHTPEHIRYGQDYNMGSSDLLRYLISQAYLPEYQVRWRWQPGSIAIWDNRSTQHYAAMDYPACHRKMERAGIMGDRPF
- a CDS encoding quinone oxidoreductase family protein — translated: MAKAIRFYETGGPQVLRYEDVTVGEPGPGEVRLRQVAVGLNYADTYFRNGTYPIPLPSGMGVEAAGVVEAIGAGVTNVAVGDRVTYTGFLNTLGAYATERLIPAAPLIKLPDDITFETAAAMTMRGLTSAYLLRRIYNFRPGDSILLHAAAGGVGLIVAQWARLLGLTVIGTVSSEAKAEVARAHGCDYTINYSHEDVAQRVRTLTEGAGVNVVFDSVGKNTFMGSLDSLRRRGLMVCVGTASGPIPPFDPVLLAMKGSLHLTRPALADYIADPAEKAALAAELFDHVGSGRIRIDINQKYALQDAVKAHSDLESRKTTGSSIFVIQGA